The stretch of DNA GCGATCGCCTCACGGGCGGCGGTGAGCGCGAACTGGGTGCTCCGGTCGAGCTGCCAGACCCGCTTGCCGGGCGCGGCGGCGCGCGGGTCGTAGTCGGGCACCCGGCAGGAGAGCCCGACCGGCAGACCCTCCAGCGCGGGGTCGCACGCGGCGGCCGACTGCCCGGCGAGCACCCCGCGCCAGCTCGGCCCGACCCCGACCCCGGCCGGGGTCACCAGCCCCAGGCCGGTGACGGCGATCGGCGAACAGCGCCGTCCGGACTCCGCCGGGGTGGTCACTCCGGCTCCTGCCAGGCCGCGGCCGGGATCTGCCCGTACACGGCCTCGGCCAGCTGATTGAGCGTCAGCCCGCCGGCGGTGTCCTCCTCGGGGAGCGGGATGCTCCACTGTTCACGCAGGGTCAGGAACAGCTCGACCCGGGCGAGCGAGTCCAGATCGAGCGAGTCCAGGGTGGCCTCGGGCTTCACCTCGGTGAGCGGCACCTCGAACTTCTCAACCAGCACGGTGACGAGGTGGCCGCGCACGGCGGCGCGGTGGTCGACCGGGGTGCGGTCGGTGTCGGTGCGGTCGGCGTGGGCGGTGTGGTCGGTGTCGGTGTCGGTGTCGGTGTCGGTGTCGGTGTCGGTGTCGGTGTCGGTGTCGGTGTGGCTGGTGCAGTCGGTGTTCGTGCTCATGGGGCTGACTCCTTCGGGTGTGGTGCGGGACTCGGGGCAGTAGTCCTTCTCGGGGCCGAGCCGACGAGCCGTCAGTCGGCGGACCGTCAGTCGGCGGGCGGTCAGTCGGCGGGCGGTCGCGGGTGCGGGATGAGGGTGTGACCGGTGGTGTCCGGCCAGTTGAGGGTGACGGAGGCCCAGGTCAGGCCGCCGCCGAAGGCGGTCAGCAGGGTGCGGGCCCCTGGCCGGGCCGCGCCCGCCTCAGCGATCTCGGCCAGCACCAACGGGATCGAGGCCCCGGCCGTGTTGCCGACCTCGCCGATGTTGCCGAACCTCGCCGCCTCCCGAAGGGCCAGCCGATCGGCCACGGCATCGAGGATCCGCTGGTTGGCCTGGTGTCCGACGAACACCTCCACCTCGCTCCCCGGCCACCCGGTGGCGCCCAGCACGGACCGGGCCGACTCGGTCATCCGCAGCACGGCCTGGGCGTACACCTGCCGCCCGTGCATCCGGAAGTACCGCTCCACCCGGGGCGGCGGGCTCTCCCTGGCCGCCGCGACGCCGGCCGCCAGGGTGGTGAACCGGGGCCCGGACGGGGCAGGTGCCGGTGCCGGGTAGGGGGCGCGGGCCCCGCCCGAGGCGATCGCGATCAGGTCGGCCGCACCGCCGTCGCTGCCCCAGTCGACCTGCCGGACCGCCCCCGGGCCGTCCGGATCGCCGGCCGTGAGCAGCACGGCACCGGCACCGTCGCCGAACAGCGCGGCAGTGTCCCGGTCGGACGGGTCGATGATGGTGGAGTACTTCTCCGCCGCGACCACCAGCGGTGCGGCCGCCACCCCGGCCCGGACCAGCGCGGCGGCCGTGATCAGCCCGTACAGGAAGCCGGAGCAGACCGCCGACAGGTCGAAGGCCGGGATCGGGCCCAGGCCGAGCCGGTGCGCCACCTCGGGTGCGGTGGCCGGGCAGCGGCGGTCGGGGGTGGTGGTGGCGAGCAGCAGGAGGTCGGGGCGGTGGCCCGGCGCCGACCGGAGCGCCGCCGACGCGGCGGCCACGGCCAGCTCGCCGGTGCTCACCCCGGGCGCCGCCCGGCGGCGGCGCCGGATGCCCGTCCGGCTGCGCACCCACTCGTCGGTGGTGTCCAACCCGCCTCGTGCGATGACCTCCTCGTTGCTGACCACCTCGGGCGGAAGGCTCGCGCCGAGCCCGCGGATGACGGCGGTGCGACCCCCTCTGGCGGCGGTGTGGGGTGGGGTGTCCATGACGGGTGACCTCCGTTCGCGGGGACGGGCGGGGCTGGTGGCGGAAGTGGTGGCCGGCGCCTCGGAGAAAAGCGCGCCGACTGAAGGAGCGTCAGGCGAGAGCGGCGAAGGGGGACGGGGGTTTGGGGGTGCCGGCGAGGCCGCCGTCGGGGGTGGAGAGGCCGCCGTCCACCAGCAGGGCCTGACCGGTGAGGTAGCCCGCAGCCGGGGAGCTGAGGAACAGGGCGGCCGGGGCCATCTCCTCGGGCCTGGCCCAGCGGCCGAGCGGGACGTGGGCGGTCAGCCAGTCGCTCACCGGGCCGTTGTCGTAGGCGAAGGAGGTCATGTCCGTCCGCGTCCAGCCCGGGCAGAGCGCGTTGACCCGGATGCCGTGCCGGGCCCAGCCGGTGGCCAGACTGCGGACCAGGGAGATCTGGGCCGCCTTGGTCGCCGCGTACGCCTCCATCATCGGCGCGCCGACCACCCCGGCCACCGAGGAGACCAGCAGCAGGCTCGGCCGGGCGGAGGCGGCCAGGTACGGGAATGCCTGGCGGCAGAGCGCGGCCGTGGCATTGAGGTTGACCGCCACCACCTCGTCCCAGGCGGGCTGCGGGAGGTACTGCAGGGGCAGCATGGTGGGGGTGCCGTCGGGCTCGGCGGGGAGGATGCCGGCCGTGTGCACCACCACGTCGAGCCCGCCCAACGCCTCGGCCGCCTGGTCGACCACTTGGCCCGCCACGGCGGTGGTCGACAGGTCACCGGGGACCAGCACCACCGTCCGGCCGTGCTCGACGGCCAGCTCGGCGGTGCCCTTGAGCGCCTCGGCGGAGCGCGCCGACAGCGCGAGCTCGGCCCCGGCCTCGGCCAGGGCGAGGGCCACGGCCTGACCGATGCCTCTGGAGGCCCCGGTGACCAGGGCGCGGGCGCCGTCGAGACGGAAGGTGGCGAGAGTGCTCACGGAATGCTCCTCTGGGGTGCGGGGGCGGTGGCCGCAGTCTGCGGGCCGCTGTCGGTGGGTGGATGTCGGTGGGCCCTGTCAGCGGGCCGGTGTCAGTGCGCAGGTGAACGGACGTCAGGTCGGGCCGGGCCGGCCCGCTGCTCGGGCGGCTCTGCGAATGGCGAATGGATGGTGGCGGGTAGCGCGGCCGGCGGCCGGCGGGGCGTCAGGCGGCGCCGACCACTTGGCAGGCCGGGGCGCCGGACCAGGTGAGCAGGGAACTGCCCCAGGTGAGGCCGGCCCCGAAGACGCAGAGCAGCACCCGGCCCTTGGCGGGGAGCAGCCCCCTGGCGGCGGCGTCGGTGAGGGCGAACGGGGTGGAGGCGGCGCCGATGTTGCCGACCCGGTCGCCGGTGATGTGCAGGCGGGGCCCGGGTATCCCGATCCGCTCGCCGAGGGAGCGCAGCAGCACGGGGTTGGGCTGGTGGGTGATGAAGGCGTCGATGTCGGCCACGGTCAGCCGGTGTCGGGCGAGGCTCTCCGCGACGAGCCGGGGGAAGACCTCGCTGATGAAGTCGCGGACCGCCCGGCCGTCCATGTGGATGTGGTGGCCTCCGTCGGCCGTACTGGCCGGGGAGGCCGGGCGCCGGCTCCCACCGGACGGGATCAGGACGTGGTGCGCCCCGCCGCCGTCCGACCCGAGGTGGAACTCGGCGAAGCCGGTGCCCTCGGGGACCGGCCCCAGGATGGTGGCCGCCGCGCCGTCGGCGAACAGCACCGCCGTGGCCCGGTCGGTGGGGTCGACGAACTTGGAGTACGCCTCCACCCCCACCACGGCCGCGTACCCGGCCTCGGGGCTGGCCCGCAGCCAGTCGTGGGCCACCCGCGCCGCGAACAGCCAGCCGGAACAGGCCGCACTCACATCGAGGGCGACCGCCCGACTCGCCCCGATCGCGGCCTGCACCCGGCAGGCGGTGGCGGGCCCGAGTTCGTCCGGGGTGGACGTGGCCAGCACGAGCAGCCCCAACTGCTCCGGCAACAACCCGGCCGCCGTGCAGGCGGCGCGGACCGCACCGGCCGCGAGGTCGGAGGCCGCCTCCCCCGGGGCGGCGACGTGCCGCTGCCGGACGCCCGTCCGCTCGGCGATCCACTGCGCGCTGACCCCGGCCGGCGAGCCGACCGTCCGGTTGTCCCGGACGGTGGCGGGCAGGTAGCTCCCGAGCCCGATCACCCCGATCGGCCCGGCCTGGGGCGGCACCTGGGGCGACGACTGACGGGGGTTCAGCCCGGGCTCGGGTGCGCCTCTGCTGCTCGGCGGCCGGGCGGACGCCTCGGGTCGGGGCAGGTCGGAGTCGGGCCGGTCGGGTCGGAGCTGCCCGAGGCCGGACAGCCCGGGTCGGGGCAGGTCGTGGGTGATCATCGTGCTCCTCGGTGCCAGGTGAGGGCGGCGGTCAGGGCCGTGGCGAAGTCGGGAGCGGTCATCGGGATGACCGGGGCGGCGGCGGCCTGACCGGCGGGAGGCGGGGTGGTGGGTGGGAGGGTGGGCGGATCTGCCGGGTCGAGGACGGTGGTGAGCAGCGGGAGGTGCGGTGCGAGGGCGTCGCAGAGGGTGTCGAGTGCGGCGGGGAGCTCACGGACCTCCTCCGCCTCCAGCAGGCCGGTGCGGAGCAGGAGGCCGGAGTGGCGGCGGGCCTGCCGGATGCCGTAGAGGCCGGCCAGCAGGCGCAGCGGCTCCTGCAGACCGGGGTCGGTGAGGCTCGCGAGCGCGCCGGCCACGCTCTCGGCGGCGAGCCGGTGGCTGTGGCTCTCGCCGAGCTCCAGGGTCTGGGCGAGCAGGCCGTTCCACAGCTCGAAGGCGTCAGGGGTGGACTTGGCGCGGAGGTCGTGCGCGGTGCGGACCTCCTGGGTGAGTCGGTGCTCCAGGCCCCGGGCCAGGCCGGGCCACCAGAGCGGGTCGGTCACCGGCAGGTCGGAGTACCGAACGGGTGCGGCGGCGCCTGAGCCGGCACTCGCCCCGGCCGAAGCGCTCTCGGTGGGCAGGTCGGTGACCAGTGCGCGGCCCGCGTCCAGCAGGATCAGCGTGGAGTCACCCCCCGCGTTCTCGAAGGCCCGGGCCAGGTCGTGGTAGCCCTGGAGGCGGTTCTGCCGGTGGAAGCCGGCCAGCCCGCAGCGGTGCTGGCACTCCGCGATCAGGGCGGCGGTCGCCCGTGCGCTCAGCGCCTTGTGCACGGCGAGGGAGCGGTCGACGGCCGCCCACGGGGAGAAGGTCATCTCCGCCGGAGCCTGGTCGCCCTGCTCCCCGCTCACCGCCGGGCCGGCCGGACCCCCTGCCCAGGCCCGCCGGGCCTCGGCGGCGGCGCAGGTGAGCGCGAACGCCTCGGCTAGGGCGCCGAGTACGGCGTGCTGCTGGGTGCGGTACCGCAGCACGGACGCGCCCGGGGCGAGCCGACCGTGCGAACGGCGCTGCTCGCAGTACCGCAGGGTCAGGACGGCGGCCCGGCTGGCCATCGCGGCCATCGCCGTGGGCGCGGTGGCCCAGAGCGTCTGACCGACGCTCAGGGTGCGCTGGAGGCGGGCATCGTGGCTGCCGAGCGGGTCGTGGAACGTGCCGTCCGGCCGGATCCGGGCCGAGTCGTGCAGCCAGGCCCCTCGGGGCAGCCGCAGCCGGTCGAACCGGATCAGGGCGTACGGGAGCGGCACCGCATCCACGGCGATCGGGCTGGAGAGAGCGACTCCCGGCACCGGACGGCCGTCCTCACCAGAGATCGGGGTCAGGAACGAGAACACCCCGCGGTCTTCGCCCCGCACCACCAGCCGGGCGATCACCACGGCCTGCTGCGGCAGCCCTCGCCCGGGGGCTCCGACACTGGAGAACTTCGCCGCCCGGGCGTCCGGAGTGTGCAGGACGAACTCGTCGGCGGCCTCGTCGTACTCGGCCGTGGTGCGGGTGCCGAGGTGACTGCTGGCGTCACCGATCTCGGTGACCATGAAGACGCCCTTGGCCTGCACCTGCGCCAGCTCTGCGCTGCCCGGTGGCGGCGGCTCGGCCCCGGCGCGCCCCGCCTCGGGGCCCGGGGCAGGGGGCGAGCTAGGACGGCCGGCCAGGGTGGCCACCGAACCGACGCAGAGGATGTAGTGGGAGAGGAAGGCCTGGTAGAGCCAGGGGTGGGCGAGGGCGGTGGTGGCGCTCAGCGCCGCCAGCAGGTCGGTGTCGGCGAAGACCTCCGCTGCCGGGGGCAGGGCCTGCGCCAGGCGGCGCAGGGCCCGGTGATCCTGGTGGTCGCGGGAGAGCGAGTCGGGCTCGGTGGCGACCGGGCGGGTGTCGATCAGGGCGGCGACCTGGCGGCGCACGGTCGGCGGACAGCCACCGTGCCGGAGCCGGTCGAGCTCGGCGGCGGAGGTGTGGTGCTGGGGCGGCATCTCAGAGCCTCCTCACGGGATCGGTCTCCGACCCGGCAGTGGCATCGGGCCTGGACACGGCGGTAAGAGCGGGCCCGAACACGGCCGAGGTGGGGGCCGCAGAGGTGGGGGCGACGGCGGGAACGGACCTGGGCGTGGCAGTGGGCGCAGACCTCGGCGCAACGGTGGCGCCAGGCGCAGAGGCACGGGCCGGGCTGGACGCGGAGCGGCGGGCCGGACCGACGGCGGGTGAGCGGCCTGCGGTGGGCCCCACCGTCGCAGTGGGACCGGGCGGCCAGGAGAAGGCCGGGTCGG from Kitasatospora sp. MMS16-BH015 encodes:
- a CDS encoding acyl carrier protein, with translation MSTNTDCTSHTDTDTDTDTDTDTDTDTDTDHTAHADRTDTDRTPVDHRAAVRGHLVTVLVEKFEVPLTEVKPEATLDSLDLDSLARVELFLTLREQWSIPLPEEDTAGGLTLNQLAEAVYGQIPAAAWQEPE
- a CDS encoding beta-ketoacyl-ACP synthase 3; the encoded protein is MDTPPHTAARGGRTAVIRGLGASLPPEVVSNEEVIARGGLDTTDEWVRSRTGIRRRRRAAPGVSTGELAVAAASAALRSAPGHRPDLLLLATTTPDRRCPATAPEVAHRLGLGPIPAFDLSAVCSGFLYGLITAAALVRAGVAAAPLVVAAEKYSTIIDPSDRDTAALFGDGAGAVLLTAGDPDGPGAVRQVDWGSDGGAADLIAIASGGARAPYPAPAPAPSGPRFTTLAAGVAAARESPPPRVERYFRMHGRQVYAQAVLRMTESARSVLGATGWPGSEVEVFVGHQANQRILDAVADRLALREAARFGNIGEVGNTAGASIPLVLAEIAEAGAARPGARTLLTAFGGGLTWASVTLNWPDTTGHTLIPHPRPPAD
- a CDS encoding SDR family NAD(P)-dependent oxidoreductase; the encoded protein is MSTLATFRLDGARALVTGASRGIGQAVALALAEAGAELALSARSAEALKGTAELAVEHGRTVVLVPGDLSTTAVAGQVVDQAAEALGGLDVVVHTAGILPAEPDGTPTMLPLQYLPQPAWDEVVAVNLNATAALCRQAFPYLAASARPSLLLVSSVAGVVGAPMMEAYAATKAAQISLVRSLATGWARHGIRVNALCPGWTRTDMTSFAYDNGPVSDWLTAHVPLGRWARPEEMAPAALFLSSPAAGYLTGQALLVDGGLSTPDGGLAGTPKPPSPFAALA
- a CDS encoding 3-oxoacyl-ACP synthase III family protein, producing the protein MITHDLPRPGLSGLGQLRPDRPDSDLPRPEASARPPSSRGAPEPGLNPRQSSPQVPPQAGPIGVIGLGSYLPATVRDNRTVGSPAGVSAQWIAERTGVRQRHVAAPGEAASDLAAGAVRAACTAAGLLPEQLGLLVLATSTPDELGPATACRVQAAIGASRAVALDVSAACSGWLFAARVAHDWLRASPEAGYAAVVGVEAYSKFVDPTDRATAVLFADGAAATILGPVPEGTGFAEFHLGSDGGGAHHVLIPSGGSRRPASPASTADGGHHIHMDGRAVRDFISEVFPRLVAESLARHRLTVADIDAFITHQPNPVLLRSLGERIGIPGPRLHITGDRVGNIGAASTPFALTDAAARGLLPAKGRVLLCVFGAGLTWGSSLLTWSGAPACQVVGAA
- a CDS encoding acyl-CoA dehydrogenase, producing the protein MPPQHHTSAAELDRLRHGGCPPTVRRQVAALIDTRPVATEPDSLSRDHQDHRALRRLAQALPPAAEVFADTDLLAALSATTALAHPWLYQAFLSHYILCVGSVATLAGRPSSPPAPGPEAGRAGAEPPPPGSAELAQVQAKGVFMVTEIGDASSHLGTRTTAEYDEAADEFVLHTPDARAAKFSSVGAPGRGLPQQAVVIARLVVRGEDRGVFSFLTPISGEDGRPVPGVALSSPIAVDAVPLPYALIRFDRLRLPRGAWLHDSARIRPDGTFHDPLGSHDARLQRTLSVGQTLWATAPTAMAAMASRAAVLTLRYCEQRRSHGRLAPGASVLRYRTQQHAVLGALAEAFALTCAAAEARRAWAGGPAGPAVSGEQGDQAPAEMTFSPWAAVDRSLAVHKALSARATAALIAECQHRCGLAGFHRQNRLQGYHDLARAFENAGGDSTLILLDAGRALVTDLPTESASAGASAGSGAAAPVRYSDLPVTDPLWWPGLARGLEHRLTQEVRTAHDLRAKSTPDAFELWNGLLAQTLELGESHSHRLAAESVAGALASLTDPGLQEPLRLLAGLYGIRQARRHSGLLLRTGLLEAEEVRELPAALDTLCDALAPHLPLLTTVLDPADPPTLPPTTPPPAGQAAAAPVIPMTAPDFATALTAALTWHRGAR